The Deinococcus sp. Leaf326 genome has a segment encoding these proteins:
- a CDS encoding helix-turn-helix domain-containing protein gives MQLHERFRTLRADTGFRLKDLALHCDLSVPYLSDLERGRTQPSLQSLEALARAYNLTVQQLLSGVDGYGAATTADSLPTGLAALIADPVLGADLTPDWVQTLARIELRGKRPRDKESWYEIWRHLRRVMV, from the coding sequence ATGCAGCTGCACGAACGTTTCCGCACCCTCCGCGCCGACACCGGCTTTCGCCTTAAGGACCTCGCTCTCCACTGCGACCTCAGCGTCCCCTACCTGAGTGACCTAGAGCGCGGCCGCACGCAACCCAGCCTCCAGTCCCTCGAAGCGCTCGCCCGCGCGTACAACCTCACGGTGCAGCAACTCCTCAGCGGCGTCGACGGCTACGGCGCCGCCACCACCGCCGACAGCCTCCCCACTGGTCTCGCCGCCCTGATCGCCGATCCGGTCCTGGGCGCCGACCTCACCCCTGACTGGGTGCAGACGCTCGCCCGCATCGAACTCCGCGGCAAACGCCCCAGAGACAAGGAGTCCTGGTACGAGATCTGGCGCCACCTCCGGCGAGTCATGGTCTGA